One segment of Niabella beijingensis DNA contains the following:
- a CDS encoding SusC/RagA family TonB-linked outer membrane protein, with protein sequence MRRLRTYVLLIVVLALSAPYSLWGQQQQLSGTVVSESGNLMPGVTIVVKGTGVSTLTDIAGFFSIQAGEGQVLQFSYVGYRDQELQVDTARSIKVTMQPGTNSLDEVIVVGYGKQRRGNITGAVTNVNMDNLKSRPIADVGRGLQGVVPGLSIRIPSGEVGSDPLINIRGFIGSVQGSSQPLILVDNVEVPSIQDLNPNDVESVTILKDAASASIYGAKAAFGVILITTKQGTRKQGTDLTYSSNLSWQMPFKDLELAGIDGLQYTLDAQKNMKGTGPAGGFWRLDSASLEKAREWQRLYGNTVKPTDPVVYGRDWYFNGTDKYGYRIYDPIGTMIKKYSFTQNHNISLNGRANNTTYNIGFGYLGQEGMMKPAKHDDFTRYTANLKVATKVNDFITVRGGALYSDRAKRYPNSTNTSGFGADPWLYLYRWSLLFPTGVKELGEEIRDPYWDAKNANTATLGNKYANLSFGTTIDVTKNWQIIADYTYDYRNETLNSSLPTLSLREPWYAGVPWLDENGDRVYVDAAGNVTDSAGIPGYRFPLVNYVTKDQSNVYQSTWAAQRHTVNAYSVYNLKLNAQHDFKFTLGTNIVANKWKSHWSRKTDLINSDNPQFDFAVGSETTGGDANWDALLGYFGRVNYAFKNKYLLEGNLRYDATSKFPADLRWKWYPSFSAGWVISDEEFMKGFEPVLSFAKFRGSWGAIGDQSVPNTLYMSTMDISKNSWLTSAGKQFVQLSTPGPVSQGITWQNIRTIDLGADLRFFKNKFGIVFDWYSRETENMIISGESMPATFGAAAPLGNYGNLRTNGWEVAFDFNHRFESGLGLNITANLSDAITMITKAPDWNTPWGDRKVDNTFTTGKRYGDIYGYVTDRLYQKEDFVYDDNGKFVQETIIWEGTAKRTNKLAGNNPVYQTFFEDGNQILLVSPGDIKFVDVNGDGYITPGKGTFGDPGDRVVIGNMMPRYEYGFRIALDYKSFDFSVMGQGVGKRSIWGSGQLAIPGFFAKEGAMPQAIAADYWRPDRTDAFYPRAWDMGGSNSGFVMVPQTRYLLNMAYFRVKNITLGYSVAENLLKRAKLKQARLYVSLENFITFDKLRGLPIDPEAISGYSMLRSDGNYNLGRTGASNPTFKIASIGINIGL encoded by the coding sequence ATGAGAAGATTACGAACCTATGTACTGCTTATTGTAGTGCTTGCACTTTCTGCGCCGTACAGCTTATGGGGTCAGCAGCAGCAGCTATCCGGGACCGTGGTTTCGGAGTCAGGTAACCTCATGCCGGGGGTGACCATTGTTGTCAAAGGAACAGGTGTTTCCACGCTTACAGACATTGCAGGTTTTTTTTCCATCCAGGCCGGCGAAGGTCAGGTACTGCAGTTCAGTTATGTGGGGTACCGGGATCAGGAGCTGCAGGTAGACACAGCCCGTTCGATTAAAGTGACGATGCAGCCGGGAACAAATTCCCTGGATGAGGTGATCGTAGTGGGTTATGGTAAACAACGCCGCGGAAATATTACGGGAGCAGTAACCAATGTTAATATGGACAATTTAAAAAGCCGGCCGATAGCTGATGTAGGCAGGGGCTTACAGGGAGTCGTACCCGGCCTTTCCATACGTATCCCCAGTGGTGAAGTAGGCTCGGATCCGCTGATCAACATCCGTGGCTTTATCGGTTCTGTCCAGGGATCCAGCCAGCCGTTGATTCTCGTAGACAACGTGGAAGTGCCCAGCATACAGGACCTGAATCCCAATGATGTGGAAAGTGTTACAATACTGAAAGATGCGGCATCCGCATCCATATACGGAGCCAAAGCCGCATTCGGCGTAATCCTGATCACCACGAAACAGGGCACAAGAAAACAGGGGACAGATCTTACCTATAGCTCCAATCTGTCGTGGCAAATGCCTTTTAAAGACCTGGAGCTGGCGGGAATCGACGGCTTGCAATATACCCTGGATGCGCAAAAGAATATGAAGGGAACGGGGCCTGCCGGCGGATTCTGGCGCCTGGACAGCGCGAGCCTGGAAAAAGCCCGCGAATGGCAGCGGCTGTATGGAAATACGGTAAAGCCGACGGATCCTGTAGTATATGGACGCGATTGGTATTTTAATGGTACAGACAAATACGGTTACCGGATCTATGACCCCATTGGCACAATGATCAAGAAATACAGTTTTACGCAAAATCATAATATTTCGCTGAACGGAAGAGCGAATAATACTACTTATAATATTGGTTTTGGATACCTCGGTCAGGAGGGGATGATGAAGCCCGCCAAGCATGACGATTTTACGCGGTATACCGCCAATCTTAAAGTAGCCACAAAAGTCAACGATTTTATTACTGTAAGAGGCGGCGCTTTATATTCCGACAGGGCCAAGCGGTATCCGAATTCAACCAATACCTCCGGTTTTGGAGCAGATCCCTGGCTTTACCTGTATCGCTGGAGCCTGTTATTCCCGACAGGGGTGAAAGAGCTGGGTGAAGAGATCCGGGATCCTTATTGGGATGCTAAAAATGCAAACACCGCCACACTTGGTAATAAGTATGCCAATCTGAGTTTCGGAACTACCATCGACGTAACAAAGAACTGGCAGATCATTGCGGACTATACCTATGATTATCGTAATGAAACATTAAATTCTTCGCTGCCCACCCTTAGTTTACGCGAACCCTGGTACGCTGGTGTACCCTGGCTGGACGAAAACGGAGACCGTGTATATGTGGATGCGGCCGGAAATGTCACCGACTCAGCGGGCATACCCGGCTACCGGTTCCCGCTGGTGAACTATGTTACCAAGGATCAGAGTAATGTATACCAGTCTACATGGGCTGCACAGCGCCATACGGTAAATGCCTACTCCGTATACAATCTGAAATTAAACGCTCAGCATGATTTTAAATTTACCCTGGGTACCAATATCGTGGCTAATAAGTGGAAAAGCCACTGGTCCAGAAAGACGGATCTGATCAATAGTGATAACCCGCAATTTGACTTCGCAGTAGGTTCGGAAACAACCGGTGGGGATGCCAACTGGGATGCATTGCTGGGCTATTTCGGAAGGGTGAATTACGCATTCAAAAATAAATACCTTCTTGAGGGCAATCTTCGCTACGATGCTACTTCCAAGTTTCCTGCTGACCTGCGCTGGAAATGGTATCCGTCCTTTTCAGCGGGTTGGGTCATCAGTGATGAAGAATTTATGAAAGGATTTGAACCCGTCCTCAGTTTTGCAAAGTTCCGTGGCTCCTGGGGTGCTATCGGCGATCAGTCGGTACCTAACACGCTCTACATGTCTACAATGGATATATCCAAAAACTCCTGGCTCACCAGTGCCGGCAAGCAGTTTGTTCAGCTAAGTACGCCGGGGCCGGTTTCCCAGGGTATAACATGGCAGAATATCCGGACGATTGATCTGGGAGCTGATCTCCGGTTTTTTAAGAACAAGTTCGGTATTGTGTTTGACTGGTACAGCAGGGAAACAGAAAACATGATTATCAGCGGTGAATCAATGCCCGCAACCTTTGGCGCCGCTGCCCCTCTGGGCAACTATGGGAATTTAAGAACCAACGGATGGGAGGTCGCCTTTGACTTTAATCACCGGTTTGAGAGTGGCCTCGGGTTGAATATTACAGCCAACCTGTCTGACGCCATTACGATGATCACCAAAGCTCCCGACTGGAATACACCCTGGGGAGACCGCAAGGTCGACAATACATTTACAACCGGCAAGCGGTATGGAGATATTTATGGATACGTAACAGACCGGTTGTATCAAAAAGAGGATTTTGTATATGATGACAATGGCAAATTTGTACAGGAAACCATTATCTGGGAGGGAACGGCCAAGCGCACCAATAAGTTAGCTGGTAATAACCCTGTATACCAGACCTTCTTTGAGGATGGCAACCAGATATTGCTTGTCAGCCCGGGTGATATAAAGTTTGTGGATGTAAATGGGGATGGCTATATCACACCAGGAAAAGGAACGTTCGGCGATCCGGGTGACCGGGTGGTGATCGGGAATATGATGCCCCGGTATGAATATGGCTTCCGTATTGCGCTCGACTATAAATCATTTGATTTTTCTGTGATGGGACAGGGGGTTGGCAAAAGAAGCATATGGGGATCCGGCCAGCTGGCTATTCCTGGTTTTTTTGCCAAAGAAGGCGCCATGCCGCAGGCTATAGCGGCCGACTACTGGCGACCGGATCGTACGGATGCTTTTTATCCCCGTGCCTGGGATATGGGCGGCTCAAACTCCGGTTTTGTAATGGTGCCACAAACGCGTTACCTGCTCAATATGGCCTATTTCAGGGTAAAGAACATTACGTTGGGATATAGTGTAGCGGAAAACCTGCTGAAGCGGGCAAAACTGAAACAGGCACGCTTGTATGTGTCGCTGGAGAATTTTATAACATTTGACAAGCTGAGAGGGTTGCCCATTGATCCGGAAGCGATCTCTGGCTATTCGATGTTGCGCTCCGATGGCAACTACAACCTGGGCCGCACCGGTGCCTCAAA
- a CDS encoding DeoR/GlpR family DNA-binding transcription regulator, translating into MLKKERQAYILHKLDLHNKVVNTSLCTDMGVSEDTVRRDLQELSQAGKLIKVHGGALSLAFNEVRFDSSNVYSQSKKVRIAEKAIRLIQNNMYVLTSGGTTILEMAKQLPPQLKATFITGSIPALNVYITHPNINVVVVGDKVNKVARITVGASALSKIREVNADLCFLGTNAIDLQRGITDNDWEVVELKKAMVAASAKTVCLAISEKLNSFEALQVCVLKQIDYLITELDPDDPLLQPYVAAGITVL; encoded by the coding sequence TTGCTAAAGAAAGAACGACAGGCTTATATACTGCATAAACTGGATCTGCATAATAAAGTAGTTAACACGAGTTTGTGTACCGACATGGGCGTATCGGAAGATACCGTCCGGAGGGATCTTCAGGAGCTATCCCAGGCAGGCAAATTGATCAAGGTACATGGCGGAGCATTATCACTGGCATTTAATGAGGTCCGGTTCGACTCATCCAATGTGTACTCCCAGTCGAAGAAAGTACGGATCGCAGAAAAAGCGATCCGGCTCATCCAGAACAACATGTATGTGCTGACCAGCGGGGGGACCACCATCCTGGAGATGGCAAAACAGTTGCCGCCGCAGTTAAAAGCAACTTTTATAACCGGAAGTATACCTGCACTGAATGTTTATATCACGCACCCCAATATCAATGTGGTGGTGGTGGGCGACAAGGTAAACAAAGTAGCCCGGATCACCGTAGGTGCCAGCGCCTTATCAAAGATACGCGAAGTGAACGCAGACCTTTGCTTTTTGGGAACCAATGCGATCGATCTGCAACGTGGGATCACCGATAACGATTGGGAGGTGGTGGAATTGAAAAAGGCCATGGTGGCGGCTTCTGCCAAAACGGTATGCCTGGCCATCTCTGAAAAACTGAACTCTTTTGAGGCCCTGCAGGTATGTGTACTGAAACAGATCGACTATTTGATAACAGAATTAGATCCGGACGATCCGTTGCTGCAGCCGTATGTAGCAGCAGGGATAACTGTTTTGTAG
- a CDS encoding DEAD/DEAH box helicase, protein MAAQRTTAILISPHKAGEKQGLLQVLSIDKNSKPPAYETLPLDSRSLLGNFGRLPDPLLKALTAFSETHLSKTLAAVKQYFEVQKGTLSYREFQEKELIKHHYDLLRAVKPHFNTIKWYHSRRGPNDRWLTAPCALSTYRPSLQFEVQQSGEGYCLEGFAEINGACYSLRELERHYFFLRKDQEYFLLSLADHHTLEELSKTNGLQPGNEAHVKTQLLLLEEKYPVKQDLLRSSQTITAEPVPGVLLSELSNTFLMLTPQWSYDGYTVENPWEQETAILQNGERIIIRRNREKENELILLLESFHPRFPDQHKGYYYLSFSDAQKRQWFPKTYHQLLLSGVELKGMDLLQHFRYSSHLPETEMELIRESGQQLIYHFSVRFGKEKIALSELQKLLWAGQNAVLLKDGTLGLLNEEWMERYATSVKHAKVNKQELAVPRWLGFSLQEAGDTDTAFSDTNTREWWQHWQQWQKETIVYPLPRLLQASLRPYQQKGYEWMCLMADAGAGGCLADDMGLGKTLQAIAFLARAIEKQPGMQSLVICPASLVYNWEQELKKFAPALSVTVYHGPRKDATVIGDLQQQVIISSYGTLRSEEEKFNAQSYLTVFIDESHNIKNPAAKITRAAGNIRSVYCFALSGTPVVNNTFDLYAQLNTALPGLLGTREFFKREYADAIDRYGDDIKKQRLQKLIAPFILRRTKEQVATDLPEKTEITLWCEMGEQQRELYNEVKEQIRSSLFLDIEKNGMAKAKLGVLQGILKLRQLCNAPRLLAENRNRGGDAVKMERLFEELEQVLPRHKVLVFSQFTGMLNLIAQVCDQKDIAYYHFDGQTPAARRMEMVTAFQDKNNPVGLFLISLKAGNAGITLTAADYVFLFDPWWNEAVQQQAIDRTHRIGQTKNVFAYKLICKDTIEEKITLLQQRKKQLSADLIGTDEGFIRNLEKEDLEWLFE, encoded by the coding sequence ATGGCAGCGCAACGTACCACCGCAATTCTTATATCGCCCCACAAAGCCGGGGAAAAACAGGGGCTTTTACAGGTATTATCGATCGATAAAAACAGTAAACCTCCGGCATATGAAACCCTGCCACTGGATTCCAGGTCCCTACTCGGGAACTTCGGGCGGCTGCCCGATCCGCTGTTAAAGGCATTAACCGCTTTCAGCGAAACACATTTATCAAAAACGCTTGCTGCTGTCAAACAGTACTTTGAAGTACAGAAAGGAACCCTTTCTTACCGGGAATTTCAGGAGAAAGAACTGATCAAACATCATTACGACCTGCTCCGTGCTGTTAAGCCGCATTTCAATACCATTAAATGGTACCACAGCCGCAGGGGCCCGAATGACCGTTGGCTTACGGCTCCCTGCGCGCTCAGTACCTACCGTCCTTCACTGCAGTTTGAGGTGCAACAATCCGGTGAGGGGTATTGTCTCGAAGGATTTGCTGAAATAAACGGTGCCTGTTATTCACTCAGGGAACTGGAACGCCATTACTTTTTTTTGCGGAAGGATCAGGAATACTTCCTGCTTTCCCTTGCCGATCATCATACCCTGGAGGAACTCTCCAAAACAAATGGTCTGCAACCCGGTAATGAAGCACATGTAAAAACGCAGCTGTTGCTGCTGGAAGAAAAATATCCGGTAAAACAGGATTTGCTCCGGAGCAGCCAGACCATAACCGCGGAACCCGTGCCTGGCGTGCTGCTCAGTGAACTCAGTAATACCTTCCTTATGCTGACACCTCAATGGTCCTATGACGGATATACGGTTGAAAATCCCTGGGAACAGGAAACCGCGATCCTGCAAAACGGGGAACGCATCATTATCCGGCGCAACCGGGAAAAAGAGAATGAACTCATTCTATTACTGGAATCATTTCATCCGCGTTTCCCCGATCAGCACAAAGGATACTACTACCTGTCTTTTTCCGATGCACAGAAACGGCAATGGTTCCCGAAGACCTACCACCAGTTGCTGTTATCCGGTGTGGAATTAAAGGGTATGGACCTGTTACAGCATTTCAGGTACTCATCGCACCTGCCGGAAACAGAAATGGAATTGATACGCGAAAGCGGTCAGCAATTGATCTATCATTTCTCGGTGCGCTTCGGCAAGGAAAAGATCGCGCTTTCCGAACTTCAAAAACTTCTGTGGGCCGGTCAGAACGCCGTACTCCTAAAAGACGGAACGCTGGGGCTTCTGAATGAAGAATGGATGGAACGGTATGCGACATCGGTAAAGCATGCCAAAGTGAACAAACAGGAACTTGCCGTTCCGCGCTGGCTTGGCTTTTCGCTGCAGGAGGCCGGTGATACGGATACTGCCTTTTCCGATACCAATACCCGAGAATGGTGGCAACACTGGCAGCAGTGGCAGAAAGAAACCATAGTGTATCCCTTGCCCCGTCTGTTACAGGCATCACTCCGGCCCTATCAGCAAAAAGGATATGAATGGATGTGCCTTATGGCAGATGCAGGCGCCGGCGGATGTCTGGCCGATGATATGGGATTGGGAAAAACCCTTCAGGCGATCGCCTTTCTTGCAAGGGCCATCGAAAAGCAACCTGGTATGCAAAGTCTTGTGATATGCCCGGCTTCACTTGTCTATAACTGGGAACAGGAATTAAAAAAGTTTGCCCCCGCATTGTCCGTAACGGTCTATCACGGCCCGCGAAAGGATGCAACGGTGATCGGCGATCTGCAGCAACAGGTGATCATCTCCAGTTATGGCACCCTGCGCAGTGAAGAAGAGAAATTCAATGCACAATCCTATCTGACCGTGTTTATTGATGAAAGTCATAACATAAAAAATCCGGCTGCAAAAATCACAAGAGCAGCAGGAAACATCCGATCGGTCTATTGCTTTGCGCTTAGCGGAACCCCCGTTGTCAATAATACCTTCGACCTGTATGCACAATTAAATACGGCGCTGCCCGGTTTGCTGGGTACACGGGAATTTTTTAAACGGGAGTATGCAGACGCCATCGACCGCTACGGCGATGACATCAAAAAACAGCGGCTGCAAAAACTCATAGCCCCTTTTATCCTGCGCAGGACAAAGGAACAGGTAGCAACAGACCTGCCCGAAAAAACCGAGATCACCCTCTGGTGTGAGATGGGCGAGCAACAACGCGAGCTGTATAATGAAGTAAAAGAACAGATCCGCAGCAGCCTCTTCCTGGATATTGAAAAAAATGGAATGGCCAAAGCAAAACTGGGTGTATTGCAGGGCATTCTAAAGCTCCGCCAGCTTTGTAACGCCCCCCGGCTATTGGCGGAGAACCGGAACCGGGGCGGAGACGCTGTAAAAATGGAGCGGCTTTTTGAAGAACTGGAACAGGTGCTTCCACGACACAAGGTGCTGGTCTTTTCCCAATTCACCGGTATGCTGAACCTGATTGCACAGGTCTGTGATCAAAAAGACATTGCTTATTATCATTTTGACGGACAAACCCCGGCAGCCCGGCGTATGGAAATGGTAACGGCCTTCCAGGACAAGAACAACCCGGTAGGTTTGTTCCTGATCAGCCTCAAGGCCGGTAATGCAGGTATTACATTGACCGCTGCCGACTATGTATTCCTGTTTGACCCCTGGTGGAATGAAGCCGTGCAGCAGCAGGCGATCGACCGTACCCATCGCATCGGCCAGACCAAAAATGTATTTGCCTATAAACTGATCTGCAAGGATACGATTGAAGAAAAGATCACCTTATTACAGCAGCGCAAAAAACAACTCTCGGCGGATCTGATCGGCACCGATGAAGGCTTTATCCGGAACCTTGAAAAAGAAGATTTGGAATGGCTGTTTGAGTAA
- a CDS encoding SusD/RagB family nutrient-binding outer membrane lipoprotein, which produces MKNSSIILIIVILMAFAGCKKWLDVNSDPDTPQQPSGGSVLPQIQASMATSLQSDGGLYVAKYTQNWLTNAVSNNNTYDLQGYVFSGGTMASAWGMIYNAFGLNMEYLLESSAKNNQNDYIGAALALKAWSYQYGTDYFSDLPFYEAYRPDTYKFRYETQETIYRVVDSMCKAALVYLRAADGDPTNTLAKGDLVYGGDIQKWKRFVFGILARNHNHLSKKSFYNADSVISYCDSALTVVADDYCVPFDATFNDNSNYFGPYRDNMPALRQSNFIVHLLDGTILCDSTVSHKVNRDPRLAHMLTCSHDTTNGNGGYRGVDPGAGDPFSALNPPEEYYENGQPPTSDPKLTNYNNARKKVSIAFGDSLYVNPSRAAFGSQGKYLFKNKSAFPIMTAAEIQFIKAEAAFRKGDLGLAHTAYRNGIRLHFDFINRDYSRVRGSFSLYNINPIQQDAITAYMDGKNVKQSPATLTLSDIMLQKYIALWGWGFVETWVDFRRNDFYDPADEAAFGNFMSIYKGLYGGTIPLAGNNEGKFAQRVRPHYTSENTYNLDEITRLGILQTDWHVKKMWFSEP; this is translated from the coding sequence ATGAAAAATAGTTCAATAATATTAATCATTGTTATACTGATGGCTTTTGCAGGATGTAAAAAATGGCTGGATGTTAACTCCGATCCAGATACCCCGCAACAGCCTTCCGGTGGTTCTGTATTGCCGCAGATTCAGGCCTCTATGGCTACCTCATTACAATCGGATGGCGGTTTATATGTAGCGAAGTATACCCAAAACTGGTTAACGAATGCGGTATCCAATAATAATACCTATGATCTTCAGGGATACGTATTTTCGGGAGGTACTATGGCTTCCGCCTGGGGGATGATCTACAATGCGTTCGGATTGAACATGGAATATCTTTTAGAAAGTTCTGCGAAGAACAATCAGAATGATTACATAGGAGCAGCCCTGGCCTTAAAAGCATGGAGCTATCAGTACGGTACCGATTATTTTTCTGATTTGCCTTTTTATGAAGCTTACAGACCTGACACTTATAAATTCAGGTATGAAACCCAGGAAACCATTTATCGTGTAGTAGATTCCATGTGCAAAGCAGCACTGGTTTATTTAAGAGCGGCAGACGGCGATCCCACAAATACGCTTGCCAAAGGAGATCTGGTGTATGGCGGCGATATACAGAAATGGAAACGTTTTGTTTTTGGTATCTTGGCCCGCAATCACAATCATCTTTCGAAAAAGTCATTTTACAATGCGGATTCCGTGATCAGTTATTGCGATAGCGCGTTAACAGTAGTAGCAGATGACTATTGTGTACCTTTTGATGCAACTTTTAATGATAATTCTAATTATTTCGGCCCTTACCGGGATAATATGCCGGCACTCAGACAAAGTAATTTTATTGTACATCTGCTGGATGGTACCATTCTTTGTGACTCTACTGTCAGTCATAAAGTAAACAGAGACCCGCGTTTGGCCCATATGTTGACCTGCTCGCATGATACTACGAATGGTAACGGCGGTTACCGCGGAGTTGATCCTGGCGCAGGAGATCCGTTTTCAGCACTCAACCCGCCTGAAGAGTATTATGAAAATGGTCAGCCGCCTACTTCTGATCCTAAGTTGACCAACTATAATAATGCCCGCAAGAAGGTCTCCATTGCATTTGGCGATAGTCTCTATGTCAATCCAAGCAGAGCAGCCTTTGGAAGCCAGGGCAAATATTTGTTCAAAAATAAATCCGCCTTTCCGATTATGACTGCTGCGGAAATCCAGTTTATTAAAGCAGAAGCAGCATTTAGGAAGGGTGATTTGGGCCTTGCACATACAGCTTATCGGAATGGAATCCGTCTACATTTTGATTTTATTAACAGGGATTACTCTCGGGTGCGCGGTTCTTTTAGTCTTTATAATATTAATCCGATCCAGCAGGATGCAATTACCGCTTATATGGATGGAAAGAATGTAAAACAATCACCCGCGACCCTTACACTATCTGACATCATGCTTCAGAAGTATATTGCCCTTTGGGGGTGGGGATTTGTGGAAACCTGGGTGGATTTTCGACGTAATGATTTTTATGATCCTGCGGATGAGGCTGCATTTGGAAACTTTATGTCGATTTATAAAGGGTTGTATGGAGGCACAATCCCGCTTGCGGGAAATAACGAAGGAAAGTTTGCACAACGGGTTCGTCCGCATTATACCTCTGAAAATACCTATAATCTGGACGAGATTACCAGGTTGGGGATTTTGCAAACGGATTGGCATGTGAAAAAAATGTGGTTTTCCGAGCCTTAA
- a CDS encoding DUF4397 domain-containing protein — protein MTICLTVALMMACKKNVLRTSPYDSVDGKALLKVNYACPYRNNPGVLIKINDQIVSSLVTYTTPYPGGGLNTGGNSYGDYLSVNPGQNKFSLVIPYKGTGRDSVVLYSTSLDLKPNEYQTVHVTDTLKDGSINNTTHVMTTDLSQKPDSGWVIYKFVNLIPNAGPLDLYYGPNKLVSGIEFKQASDTFRLQAGQIQTTGWTIRMKDSTITLGSAYTASAASTVANQRVFTVYARGYAGLPTTDIRNPRVSLLYVK, from the coding sequence ATGACTATTTGCCTCACAGTTGCACTGATGATGGCCTGTAAGAAAAACGTACTTAGAACATCACCTTATGATTCCGTAGACGGAAAAGCCTTACTGAAAGTGAACTATGCCTGTCCTTACAGAAATAACCCGGGGGTACTGATAAAAATTAATGATCAGATAGTAAGCAGTCTTGTTACTTACACAACGCCCTATCCGGGTGGCGGATTGAATACCGGAGGCAATAGCTATGGTGATTATCTTTCTGTAAATCCAGGTCAGAACAAATTCAGCTTGGTTATTCCTTATAAAGGCACCGGCAGAGATTCTGTAGTGCTCTATTCAACTTCATTGGATCTTAAGCCCAATGAATACCAGACTGTTCATGTAACAGATACGCTGAAGGATGGCTCTATCAATAACACAACCCATGTGATGACAACAGACCTGTCGCAAAAGCCAGATTCCGGATGGGTTATATATAAGTTTGTGAATTTGATCCCTAATGCGGGCCCGCTGGACCTTTATTATGGCCCCAATAAACTGGTTTCAGGCATTGAATTTAAACAGGCATCGGATACATTTAGGTTACAGGCTGGCCAAATACAAACCACGGGATGGACAATAAGGATGAAAGATAGTACGATTACATTGGGTTCTGCATACACAGCAAGTGCTGCCTCTACCGTGGCGAATCAACGGGTGTTTACCGTTTATGCTAGAGGATATGCTGGTCTGCCTACAACGGATATCCGAAATCCGCGTGTATCGCTTCTGTATGTTAAGTGA